In Candidatus Sulfotelmatobacter sp., the genomic stretch GCGGGGCCGCTACAGCACGTCCACCGGGTCCACATCCGCCACGACGCGCACGCTGGCCGCGTGTTCGTGCCCTTCCGCCAGCTCGAGGCCGCGCGCGGCGATCTGGTGGAGCTTCGCGGCGTTTTCGGCCTTGAGCAGCAGGTGCCAGCGATGCTGCCCGCGCAGCCGCGCCAGCGCCTGCGGCGCCGGACCCAGCATCTCCACACCGGCCTCGGCGGCCTCCGACGCGAGGGCTTCCTCGACACCGGTCGCCAGCGCCTCGATCCGCGCCTCGTCCTTGCCCGAGAAGAGGATCGTTGCCAGCCGCTTGAAGGGTGGATATCCGGCCTCGCGACGCTCGTTCAGTTCGCGTTCGAGAAACGCCGCGTCGTCGTGGCGCACTGCCGCCTCGATGGCGGGATGGTCGGGCGTGCAGGTCTGCACGAACACTTCGCCGCGAGCCGGTCCTCGCCCCGAGCGCCCCGCCACCTGCACCAGCAACTGGAAGGTGCGCTCGGCGGCGCGGAAGTCGGGCAGATGGAGCGCCACGTCGGCGTCCAGCACGCCGACCAGCGTCACGCGTGGAAAGTCGAGCCCCTTCGCCACCATCTGCGTGCCGAGCAGGACGTCGGCCTCGCCGTTCGCGAACGCCCGGAGGATTTCGGCGGGGCGGCCGCGCTCGCGCGCCACGTCGGTGTCGAGGCGCAACACGCGCGCCTTCGGGAACACCTCGGCCAGCTCGCGCTCGACGCGCTGCGTGCCGGCGCCGGAGAGTCGCAGCAGCCGGGCGCCGCATTGCGGACAGGCGCCGCGTGCCGGTTCGCGATGGTCGCAGTAATGGCAGCGCCATTCGCTCGGCCTCAGGTGGAGGATCAGGGCGATATCGCAGTGCGGGCAGCGCGGCACCCAGCCGCAGGCGCGGCACTGGGTGTGATGCGAGTGGCCGCGGCGATTGAGGAACAGCACCGACGGCTCACCCTTCTCGAGCCGCTCCGCCAGGCTCTGGCGCAGCGGCCGGGAAAGCAGCGCGTCGGTCACGCCCTCGCCGCGCAGATCCACGACGCGCACTTCGGGCAGCGGCCGCCGATCCACGCGCTCGGGGAGCCGCAGCCGCGTGTACTTGCCGCGCGCCGCGTTGGCGAGCGACTCGAGACTCGGGGTCGCCGAGCCCAGCACCACCGGGATTCCCAACAGTTGCGCGCGCCGCACCGCGACATCGCGGCCGTGGTAACGGAGTTGCTCGCTCTGCTTGTAGGCCGCGTCCTGCTCCTCGTCGACCACCATCAATTTCAGCCCCGGCAAGGGCGCGAACACCGCCGAGCGTGCGCCCACCACCACGTCGAGCGCGCCGCGGCGCGCCAGCTCCCAGTTGCGCCGGCGCTCGCCGACGCCGAGGTAGCTGTGGAGCACGCCCACGCGGCCGCCGAAGCGGCGTTCGAACTCGCGCACCACCTGCGAGCCGAGCGCCACCTCCGGTACCAGCACCAGCGCCTGACCGCCGAGCTCGCGGGCGGCGCGCGCCGCGCGCATGTAGACTTCGGTCTTGCCGCTGGCGGTGACGCCGTGGAGAAGGAACGCCTTGAAGCCGCCGGTCGAGATCGCGCTCTCGAGGGCCTCCACCGCGCTGCGTTGCGCCGGGGTGAGCGTGAGGCGCTGGGGCAGCGGCAGGCGCATCACCGGGTCCTCGCGCGCTTCCTTGCGCGCGCGCGAGCGTGCGAAGCCCTCGAGTCCGCCAGGAAGCGTCGCCGCCAGCACTTCGCCGATCGGCGCCAGGTAGTAGTCGGCGACCCAGCGGGCCAGAGCCATCAGGTGCGGCGTGAGTCGAGGGGCCGGCGTGACCGCGGCGATGTCGCGCACCTCGGCCACATCGGTGTGGCCGCTCAGCTCGAGGACGTGGCCGCGACGCGTGCGGCCCCGGAACGGCACTTCGACCTGGACCCCCGGCTGAACCGTGGAGCCGAGCGAATCGGGAACGCGATAGACGAACGTGCGCCGCAAGGGGAGCGGGAGCGCAACCTGCGCGAATGACATGTGCTCGTGTGCGGGTGGCGGGTGGATGCGGCGGCGACCGGGCGCTTGGGATCGAGGGGCGACGCGCGCAGCTTGAGGCGTGGATGGCGCGATCGCAAGTGCGCCCCGGCGGGAAGCGTGCCCTGATCCCGGGCAGGGCCTCCGGCGATGAGGAACGACGTCGGCCGGAGGCCTAGGCCTGCATGCGCTGGCTGCTGGTCTGCCCGAGGATGGCGTTGATCCGTTCGACCAGCTTGCGCGGACTGAACGGCTTGGTGATGTAGTCGTCCGCACCGACCTCGAAGCCGATCTTCTGGTCGACGTTGCGCCCCTTGGCGGAGAGCAGGATGACCGGGATGGCTCGCGTGGACTCGTCGGACTTGAGCATCTTGCAGGTTTCGTAGCCGTCGAGCTTCGGCATCATGATGTCGAGCACGATGAGGTCCGGGTGCTCGGCGTGCGCCTTCTCGAGCGCCTGCTCGCCGTCGAGCGCGGTGAGGACCTCGTATCCCTCCATCCCCAAGCTGAAATCCAGGATGTGAACGATGTAGATCTCGTCGTCCACCACCAGGATTTTGCCCTTGGCCATGCGACTCACCTCCGTTCCCTGGACTTGAGTTGTGGCGTCTCGCTCACGGGCGCGCGCGTGAAGTGCTCCACGTCGCGCCACGCGTTCTCGAACACGCTCACCAGCTCCGGGTCGAACCGCCGCCCGGACAGCTTCTTCAGCTCCTCCATGGCTTCCTGTCGCGTCAGGGCGGGTCGGCCCCAACGCCCCTGCGTGAGACTCTCGAAGGCTTCCACCACCGCGAGAATGCGGCCGCCCATCGGGATCTCTTCGCCCGAGAGGCCCTGCGGGTAGCCGCTGCCGTCCCACCATTCGTTCTGCGAGACCAGCACGTCGCGCACCACGCCGGCGGCGTCGATCGGCCGCAGCAGCTCCTGGCTCAGCTCGTTGCGCGGCGCTTCACCCCCCGGCGCCGGCAGGTCCACGTCGCGCATCGAGGCGGCGTGCGCGATCACGCCGACGTCGGACTCGGGCAGCTCGAGCGCACGCGCGAGGGCGGTCGCCAGGCGAACCCGCCCGGTGACGCCGCGCGGCGAGCGGTCGGCGCCCTTGAGGATCGCCCGCACCGCGCGATCGGCGTCGTCGAGATCGGACCGCCGTGCGTCCATCGCGCGCGCCTGCTCCCAGGCGGCCGCAACGCGCTCGGCGAGCTGGAGCAGCAGCTGGCAGTCCTCGGCGTCGAATGGTTCTTCGCTCACCGGATCGGTGACGTTGAGCACGCCGAGAAGTCCACTCTCGCTCTCGATCGGCACCGAGAGGAAGGTGCCGGTGCGGTAGTGCTTGCGGCCCGAGCCGTGAACCGGATGGGGATCGGCCGAGCCCGTCACGCACACCGGGCGGCGCGATTCGGCGACCCAGCCGGCGACTCCCGAACCGATGCGGATCGAGGCCTCGCGCATGACGGTCTCGTCCACGCCCAGCGCCGCCTGGATCACCAGGTCGCCGTCCGGCCCGGGCGCGAGCAGGGACACCACGCGAGCGTTCATGACCTCCGCCACCATCTCGATCGCCAGCCTCAAGACATCTTCGGGTGCGGCGTGCGCTTTGGGGGTCGGGCGCACCGAAACCCGCGGCCCCGTACGGCGCGGCAGCACCACCGTGAACGTCGAACCCTTCTCCGGCTGGCTCTCGGCGAAGATTCGTCCGCCGTGCCACTCGACGATCGATTTGCAGATCGCGAGCCCCAGGCCGGTCCCGCCATAGCGGCGCACCAGCGAGGAGTCCACCTGGAAGAAGCGTTCAAAGATCTTTTCCAGCATCGGTTCGGGAATGCCGATGCCGGTGTCCCGCACCACCATGGTCACGTCGCGGTCGTCCCCGGTCAGTGAAAGCGTGACCGAGCCGCCGGGCGGCGTGAATTTGACCGCGTTGCTCCCCAGATGCAGCGCAAGTTGGCGGAGCTGATCGCGATCCCCGTCCGCACGGGTATCGGCCGCCCCGATCT encodes the following:
- the priA gene encoding primosomal protein N'; the encoded protein is MSFAQVALPLPLRRTFVYRVPDSLGSTVQPGVQVEVPFRGRTRRGHVLELSGHTDVAEVRDIAAVTPAPRLTPHLMALARWVADYYLAPIGEVLAATLPGGLEGFARSRARKEAREDPVMRLPLPQRLTLTPAQRSAVEALESAISTGGFKAFLLHGVTASGKTEVYMRAARAARELGGQALVLVPEVALGSQVVREFERRFGGRVGVLHSYLGVGERRRNWELARRGALDVVVGARSAVFAPLPGLKLMVVDEEQDAAYKQSEQLRYHGRDVAVRRAQLLGIPVVLGSATPSLESLANAARGKYTRLRLPERVDRRPLPEVRVVDLRGEGVTDALLSRPLRQSLAERLEKGEPSVLFLNRRGHSHHTQCRACGWVPRCPHCDIALILHLRPSEWRCHYCDHREPARGACPQCGARLLRLSGAGTQRVERELAEVFPKARVLRLDTDVARERGRPAEILRAFANGEADVLLGTQMVAKGLDFPRVTLVGVLDADVALHLPDFRAAERTFQLLVQVAGRSGRGPARGEVFVQTCTPDHPAIEAAVRHDDAAFLERELNERREAGYPPFKRLATILFSGKDEARIEALATGVEEALASEAAEAGVEMLGPAPQALARLRGQHRWHLLLKAENAAKLHQIAARGLELAEGHEHAASVRVVADVDPVDVL
- a CDS encoding response regulator, giving the protein MAKGKILVVDDEIYIVHILDFSLGMEGYEVLTALDGEQALEKAHAEHPDLIVLDIMMPKLDGYETCKMLKSDESTRAIPVILLSAKGRNVDQKIGFEVGADDYITKPFSPRKLVERINAILGQTSSQRMQA
- a CDS encoding ATP-binding protein, with the protein product MKKKASPKAGMPPSVVELRLRSDLDVARAEIQKLRKEAAERNGESGVANPPSPADEAAAILAAPDPGPPQSLDPAALLKQVEELSRTRQRLSKLYFNQVEENRKRATKLHLILENIYRINSELDLDALLSRLAETLRETLRFQVVLIRILEPGTDRMVARAFAGIDEETRVRLSREDISVAEFQSWLREEFRISRSYFISHSHEFNRELPEGYRPDLGPREDWEWHEDDVLLVPLHGRDGQPVAYFSVDDPEDRLVPSKETIELVEIFGNHAVVAIENARLYQQLERHTRELESAGQRMQEMNALRSNFVSTVSHELRTPLTAIRAYVDTVLGAQPAEMSQEQLARFMGIISEEAERLTRLIESLLDLNRFDSGNMKMARQSVDLAEVFEETARLLQPVAQAARIALKVEIGAADTRADGDRDQLRQLALHLGSNAVKFTPPGGSVTLSLTGDDRDVTMVVRDTGIGIPEPMLEKIFERFFQVDSSLVRRYGGTGLGLAICKSIVEWHGGRIFAESQPEKGSTFTVVLPRRTGPRVSVRPTPKAHAAPEDVLRLAIEMVAEVMNARVVSLLAPGPDGDLVIQAALGVDETVMREASIRIGSGVAGWVAESRRPVCVTGSADPHPVHGSGRKHYRTGTFLSVPIESESGLLGVLNVTDPVSEEPFDAEDCQLLLQLAERVAAAWEQARAMDARRSDLDDADRAVRAILKGADRSPRGVTGRVRLATALARALELPESDVGVIAHAASMRDVDLPAPGGEAPRNELSQELLRPIDAAGVVRDVLVSQNEWWDGSGYPQGLSGEEIPMGGRILAVVEAFESLTQGRWGRPALTRQEAMEELKKLSGRRFDPELVSVFENAWRDVEHFTRAPVSETPQLKSRERR